The following is a genomic window from Parabacteroides johnsonii DSM 18315.
TTTTGTTGCGGATCAGGTCGAGGATTTCAGGCTGAACCCAGAATTCGTCACTTTCGGGGTTTTCCTTTTCGAAGATCCCCTTCTCGGTCGTATAATAATCATACCAAGCAGCATCGTACGGACGGTAGCCGCCGATGGAACCGTAGCTCACACGCATCGTAAAGTTGGCGTCCGAAGAAAGTGCCTTTTCCGGGTACATCTCTTTCAGGCCGGCGAAATACAGGCGTTCGCCCTTGGCGATATCGTAATAAGAATCACCTGTGAGCTGTTGCAATTCGAAAAGGGAGATCAGGACGGACAAGCTCAACTCGGCAGCCGGGTCCTTCTTCAGCTTCGTATATTTTTTTGGGTCCTTCAGCATGGAAGCGATATTGTCATAAGACAGGATAGATGTCTTCTTGAATACATCGGCGGCATACTTTTCATAATCGCCTTTATACTTTTTGTCCACCTTCTTGTAGATATCCGGAAGATTCTCTGCCGGAACCCGTTCCTTTACGATCTTCATCATAGCCGCCAGCACCTTCTGGTCGAGGCTTGCGTCATAATCCTTGAAGAAAGGCTTGATATTATCTTCGAGGAAGATATCGATCTCTTCAGGGGTAGAGCCTTTCACATCCACACTCTGGATCATACGGGCCAGCTTCACGATCTCGGCGCCGCTCAGGAACGCTTCGCCCAAGTAGGTGGAGATCTTCTTATATTCTCTGGAAGAAGTATATCCTTTTTCCAACAGGTTCAAGACGTCACCGTACACCTCTTTACGCTTCGCATCTTGTGCCACCCAGGCGGCAAAAGCAGCTTCTTCTTCGCGTTTGCGTTCGATCACTTTCAGGTTGGCAAGCCCCTTATTCATGCCAATTGAATTTTTCCAGTAATTGGAACTACCAGCATATTTGGAGGCATATTTGATACGCACCTCGTCGCTCTTCAACATCGCGTCTTTCCAGATCGCCTGTTTGATGCCACGCACTTCGATACGAGGCTTATTGCTATCCTCGATACGCTGCTGCACACCCCATGAACAGAGATAACGGTCCGTGCTGCCGGGGAAACCGATCGTCATCGCGTAATCCTTGTCCTCATAACCTTGCAACGACACTTCGGCTACGTATTTAGGCTGATATGGCTTATTATCCTTGCTGTAGGCTGCCGGCTTGTTATCGGCACCTGCATATACGCGGAACACGGAGAAATCGCCCGTATGGCGCGGCCACATCCAGTTGTCCGTATCCCCACCGAATTTTCCGACCGAGCTGGGCGGAGCGAACACCATACGGACATCATTGAAAACATCGTAGACGATCAGGAAATACTTGTTATTATTATAGAAAGGTACGACATCGGCAGCCTGAAATTCCGTGTTTCCCACAGAATCGGCCATCGCCTGCCCGATCGAGTCGGCAGCAGCCAGACGCAGGTGCTCTTCCTTGATCGAAGCTATCTGTGAATTAATGCGATCGCTCACATCCACCGTCTCACGCAGGTAGCGGACTGTCAGGCCCGGAACCGGCAACTCTTCTTCCTTACTCTGGGAAACGAAACCGTCTTTCAGGTAATCGTGTTCCACACTGCTTAACTGCTGGATCGAACCGAAACCACAATGGTGGTTGGTGAAAATCAGCCCTTCATTAGAGACGGTGATACCGCTACATCCTCCTCCGAAGATCA
Proteins encoded in this region:
- a CDS encoding S46 family peptidase yields the protein MKKLWAVLLLLVASGQVFADEGMWVLKELNKQNLARMKELGFTPSYEQLYSETDPCVANAVVIFGGGCSGITVSNEGLIFTNHHCGFGSIQQLSSVEHDYLKDGFVSQSKEEELPVPGLTVRYLRETVDVSDRINSQIASIKEEHLRLAAADSIGQAMADSVGNTEFQAADVVPFYNNNKYFLIVYDVFNDVRMVFAPPSSVGKFGGDTDNWMWPRHTGDFSVFRVYAGADNKPAAYSKDNKPYQPKYVAEVSLQGYEDKDYAMTIGFPGSTDRYLCSWGVQQRIEDSNKPRIEVRGIKQAIWKDAMLKSDEVRIKYASKYAGSSNYWKNSIGMNKGLANLKVIERKREEEAAFAAWVAQDAKRKEVYGDVLNLLEKGYTSSREYKKISTYLGEAFLSGAEIVKLARMIQSVDVKGSTPEEIDIFLEDNIKPFFKDYDASLDQKVLAAMMKIVKERVPAENLPDIYKKVDKKYKGDYEKYAADVFKKTSILSYDNIASMLKDPKKYTKLKKDPAAELSLSVLISLFELQQLTGDSYYDIAKGERLYFAGLKEMYPEKALSSDANFTMRVSYGSIGGYRPYDAAWYDYYTTEKGIFEKENPESDEFWVQPEILDLIRNKNFGQYANKDGELQLCFLSNNDITGGNSGSPVFDKNARLIGLAFDGNWEAMSGDIAFEPDLQRTISVDIRYVLYMIDKWGKCPRLIEELKLVK